The sequence TAACGCAGTCGGGACAGGTTCTTTCCAAGAGTTGCGGGCTAGCCTTTTGGGTTTTCTCTTCGCCAAGTATTCTTGGTATTGAGGATCAAAAGGGGTCGCTGCACTCCTGATTTTTACGTGTCGCTCGATGGGCACTTTCGCTATTTGGAACAGATTGAAGTGACAGTCCATGTTCATGATTTTCTGCCAACCGTGAAATTGCCACTGGCCTTTACGATTAAGAAAATACTTGTGAACAATCCAGTCTTTGGACTTAGTTGGATGACGTCTAACTGCCCAGTGCCATAGCGCTTGGAATACTTTGTGGCCGACATACCCGAATACTTGTTTGGCAACACAGTGGCGATAGTAACTCGCCCATCCTCTGAGTTTCGGATTTATCAATTTGATAAGGTCATTAACAGGGATGGTTGCGTGCTTTTTAATGAGTTCTCTTAGATTTCTCAAGAATAACAACGTGTTGGATTTACTCGGTTTAATGAGCAATTTCCCTTTGTACTTCCTATGATTGAAGCCCAGAAAGTCAAAGCCATCATCAATATGAGTGATCTTCGTTTTCTCTTCGGAGAGGGTTAACCCTCTTTCTGCCAGAAAGTCAGCAATCAACGGTTTGATATCATTCACTAGCACCTCCTTTGAAGAGCAGGTGACCACGAAATCATCCGCGTAACCGATAAAGTTGGCCCTAGCACCCTTTTTCAGGGCTGTAGATTTTATTTGTTGCTCTATTCCCGCGAGAGTTATTAGCATCAAAGTTGGAGAGATTATTCCACCTTGAGGTGTACCCTCATCGGTATCGTAGAACAGTCCCTTATCCACATAGCCAGACTTTAACCATTGCTCTAACATACGTTTATCTACCGTGATATTGTTCATAAGCCATTCATGCCCGATTTTGTCGAAGCAAGCTTTAATATCTCCCTCAAGAACCCATTTCGCTGATCGCTTTAGAGCCAAACATTTGAAGCACTGACTGACCGCGTCAGCCGTGCTGCGATTTGGCCTAAACCCATAGCTATTGAGGTCGGCAAACGTTTCGGACACAGGCTCTAATGCAAGAAGGTATAGAGCTTGTTGCGCTCTATCAATCATGCATGGAATGCCTAATGGCCTGAGCTTACCGTTCTTTTTGGGAATGTAGATACGTTTGAGTGGTTTTGCAGAGTAAGCCTTGCGACTCAGTTGATTGACTGCTTTCATACGGCGTGCATCTGTGTTCCAGATAACACCGTCTATTCCAGACGTTTTACTGCCTTTATTCTGAGAGACTCGTTTAACCGCAAGAAGCTTGGCTGAACGAGAATGAGTCAAGAGCCACTGTAAAGACTTCACCTTACCGTATTTCTTTTCTCTAGTTGCTTTTGCGATACGCATTTGAAGCTTTAATACGTGCGCTTCAACGGATTTCCAGTCGATGGACTGCCATTGAGCGCCGTCAGAAGATGCACTAATCTCTTTCGAGACCATCATTTGCTTTTCTCCTTGAATAAAGTTCTTCAAATTCTCTCGCAATGGGAGACCAGTCGGAAGTGGGCTCACTTTCGTGATCAGACATAAGTCTGTATCTGCATCATTACAATGTAGCTTTCGCTTTTTCCGACCTCCTATACCTGCATCACTATCGGCCACAAAGGCTTTCCCAAAGGGAGTGATACAGGCTTACCCTGTTCCGTATGTCGCGCAATGTCAGGTTAGATGCCCACTATAGTGCGGAGAGTGCGGCGACCACGAAAAAGTACTGTCCAACCTCTTTCCAACTCTCATTGCCTTTTGGCCACAGCGTATTAACCACTTCCGCTGCTTCATCATATAACGCACCTTGAATGGATTCACATACGTTCATCATACTGACTCCCTAGCACTTACCTGAATTGTGGTTTTCAGGAGGAACGTCCTCTCACGATTCTTTTCCCACTCAGCCCAACGGCCAAGTTTCGTTACATTGTCCGAGCCGCTGCTTTATTCAGGCTCGTAGGTTCATCTGGTGATACAGACGGTTCACTCGTTAAGCGGTGAACAACGCTTCATACGACTTCAGGTCGCACGGACAAAAATGAGTCAGTGAGTTTTCTATTTTAGCTATCCTGGAATAACTTTTCGTATCCCAAAACCTCAAAGAGCACCACCGTTATCAGCGGTGGTCGATTTGCGCGGGACTGGACAATGACCATGCTGTAACGACCTAACTGCATATGAAGGCAACAGTTAGAACGCGTTCACGGTTATTAGAAATAACCTCTATGATTTCCTTTGACGAATCCACTTCCACAGAGCTACCAGCCCCTTGATAAGAATGTAAGAAACACTTGCTTTAGCTTGTTCCTGACTAACTTGGGAAAAATTACGGTTATACTTTTCTACAGCCTCTTGTGCACTATCAGCAACAACTGGGGCTCCATCTAGTTCAAACTGCTGATCGACCAACGCTTGCTTATCAATGGTGTAATCTTTTGAATCCACCTCTAAATACGTAAAGTCTGTTATTTGATTATGTGGATAAGTAAAGAACTGGTATCTAGGCATAGAACCTCCGATGTTTACGAACAATCTTTTATTGACAATTTGATATATATCAGCGTGTTAACTCAGCACCATAATATTTAAGCCTTCGGATATTCGTCAAGTGAATTAATTGAGAACCTATCTTTTGCAAACATCGGTAGATACATGGTAACTGTCTTTAATTTCTGTGTGGAATAGATATTCAATTGTGAGAAACAACAGGGTTCGTTGCGCAACGCTCAGTTCAGGGAGTTTTCGTGCGCCGTCCTTTAACCGTCAGTCATGAGGAAATGTACGTCAAAACTCAGCGCCATGATTTGTGCTGATTTATTGCTCTAGCACGTTTTGGGAGCAATTTTGAGTTAGCCATCGTGGCCAACTCAAAAGTAGACAAAAGTGTGTCAGCAACTTTACTATCGAGGTGTCGATAAGTGTGGTGATTTCATTGATTATTGCCTCAGTCCTTATAGTGATGAAGCGGTTGCTAAAACCTTATTGTATTGATTTTTCCTTGCGTTTAATAATCAATAGTACCAAAAAAGATACAGCTAATGCCATTATAGAAACGATTGTTCCGATGTTCCCACTTGGTGCAAAATCCCAATCATTAAAGAAAAATGCGGGTATGATAAAAACTTCCACTGTATATATCCACAAATTATAAATCGTATGAAGAATTATAGCGCTATATATACTCATGTATTTCAGTAGAACTATTGATGCAGTGATACCTAGAGAAAAAGCAACGACAGGGTCTTCATGGCCGTAGGCGAATAAGAGTGACGATAAAATTACGCCTACAAACTTGTTTCTCAAAAATAAGCATATGCTACTTAGCAAGATAAACCTGAAGAAAAACTCCTCTGATAACGGAGCTAATATAACGGTTTCGAAAAGATAATTTAGTTTCTCGCTTACTTCCAGTTCACCACTAACGAGAAATCCTACGATATAGTCGACTTCTTGTCCCGTGACATATTGCCGGATAAATTCCATATAGAATAACGTGATACAAGCCACGCCAATCGCTAGCACAGTAATTGGGAAGACATGATGAGTAAAAGAGGAAACTTGTGGAGTTACTGAAAAGAGGCTATTTTCACTCTTCTTTAAAGTAAGCATCATCACAAACGCCACCACCCAAAAAAGGCCTCGAAGATCATTAAAACTCATGTCGCCCCATAGGTAATATAAGGCAAGTGCCAATATGCTTATGGGTAACGAGGTTTTAAGTCCTACGGTGGGAAAGTTATCCATTTGTACCATATCTAAATTTATTAATTCCTGCATTTAAAGATTACATTTATATCATCCGCCTCACATTAATTTCAATCGTATCGAGATCTTCACGACTAAATAATCTGGTGAAAAACTGGAACAGGATATGTATGGGTTTAACTCTGACGGATTTTGAGGCACACGCGTTTTAGAGTCATAGCACTAAGGCGTTCTTGTCCCAAAGCATGGCGGCGTAACATGATGTATGGAATCCACTCCCTCCTTTGCCAATCTAAACTTAGCAGAGTGAGACAAAAACGAGGATTCTAATATGTTGACCAATAATGTTATCGCTATCGACTTAGCTAAAAATGTTCTTCAAGCCGGTCATATCAGTGTTCATGGAGAGTTGCTTTCCAACAAACCTTTAAGTCGACAGAAAATGAAAGAGTTCCTTGCCAAAGCCAAGCCTTCTATTGTCGCTATGGAAGGTTGTTGCGGTTGCCATTACTGAGGGCAATTAGCTGAAAAGTTTGGACATGAAGCACGGATCATTAACCCCAAAAAAGTAAAAGGATACCTAGAGGGTCATAAAACTGATCATAATGACGCTCTTGCCATCGCAAATGCTGCAATCCAAATCGGGATTAAATACAGCCGTCCAAAGTCACTAGAGCAACAATCTATGCAATCTTTAGAGAGTAGTCGCCGCTTTCTATCTCGTAGTCTGGTTTCTCTAGCTCAACACATTCGGGGCACTATATTAGGCTACGGAGTAGCAACTCCTATAGGTGAAAAAGGATTAAAGGTCTCTGTTCAAACTGTACTGGATGGAGAAACATCGATACCTGCAAATGTTGTTTCTGTTCTATCTATGCTGTGGGAACAATATAAACAGTTCAAAGCAAAACTAATAGCGTTCGAAAAAGAGAAGAATGCCTTAACCCGTCAGATAGAACCATGCCAGCGATTAATGGCAATTGAAGGCGTTGGTGAAACGACTGCCGCAATGCTCTATACAACTATTGGCGATGATAAGCAGTTTAAGAACGGAAGACAAGCTTCTGCGTTTGTTGGTCTTACACCCAAACAGCATAGCTCTGGGGGGAAAGTCTTCATGATTGGGATCGATAAGTGCGGTGGTGTCAAAGAGCTGCGTTCCCTTCTTTATCTTGGCGCAATGTCTTATGTTGGGCGACTGCCTGAGCAACCAAAAACTCAGAAGGATGCTTGGTTGAGGAGCATCATTGATCGTATTGGCTTCAAGAAAGCCTGTATTGCGTTGGCTAACAAGGTAGTTAGGATTGCATGGGCAATGCTTCGATATGGAACTGAATATAAACCTGTTTTGCTTAACAATTAACCATGAATGTATTTTAATATTTTACAAAATGATGATGCATAAAGGGTAAGACCAACCTACTGAAAACCTGACAGAGGCGTGACGCTTTAGAAGCTGATAACACGATGAGGACTGTAGGTGCGCAAACATCAAAGGCTAGAAGGTAGCTCCTTCAATAAAAAGCCGAATATACGTACGCATCTTAACTTTTACTGTTAAATCACTTTGTAAATACGTGGATTCCATATACGTCTCTGGACAAAACCTTGTTACGAACTTTATATTACAGATTAACTCGAATAACCTCAGCCACTGTAAAACCATCAAATCATCTACAAAGTCATGGCGAATTTGATTCATCCTACACTTACAGCGCCTTAAATTTTTCTACCATATCCTTATCAATCTCCTTGATTAGATTAGGGGACAAGCCCAGGTGTTTGGCCTCAAGACTAAACGAGCGTGTTGTTTCAAATATTTCCTCAGCCATAACCATAATCGCTTTCTTTGATGACAACCCCGACTGAGCAGCTAACTGGTCTAGTGCGTTCTTTGGCGTTCGGCCATTACCACCAAATGCCGTCATATGCTCTTTGTAAGGGTTAGGGTTGTAAACAATGTCGTAGAAAGGCGATAGCGTCCAGTTATCGGCGTCACTGGCAAGGAAACTGAAGTTCTTACTGTGATCATCTTGGTTAACAGTTAGGTAATTAAACATGCAGCGCTTAATGAGCTTCTGAGACTCAGTGACACTACACATGATGCGCGTAGCTTTAACTAAATCCACATAGTCCAAAGAAGGCTCTCGAAACGGTGCATCTAACAACCCACACGCAGAAATCATATGGATTCGACCGCCTTGCTCGGTGCAATCAAATCGTTCCTGCTCTAGCCAAAATCGTCCATTACCTGCATCAATTAAATCAAAGTCAGGAACCTCAATGCCGACATTACGGGCCATCTGCATGTAGCAATATTCGACTAATGATTCAGAGTGCTTCAAGTCAAACTTTTCAGATGTCAGTTTTACGATAAGCTTTGTTCCTAGTGCGTCATCTAATGTTGAATATTGCCCATTCAATAAACGTGTCACGTTCATTTTTGGCCTAGCACCACCCGAACCACCAGTATTCATCAAGTGCTCAAGCAAAGCAGACTCGGTGCCTTCAAACTCTTCAATCGCAGCTCGGCCAAGGGTAATGATATCAATCGACTCCTTGGACTCATCAAGTAAATCTAATTCAGGCTCATAGCTCAACGCCCCCATGCATCTGTCACCCAG comes from Vibrio lentus and encodes:
- the ltrA gene encoding group II intron reverse transcriptase/maturase; translation: MMVSKEISASSDGAQWQSIDWKSVEAHVLKLQMRIAKATREKKYGKVKSLQWLLTHSRSAKLLAVKRVSQNKGSKTSGIDGVIWNTDARRMKAVNQLSRKAYSAKPLKRIYIPKKNGKLRPLGIPCMIDRAQQALYLLALEPVSETFADLNSYGFRPNRSTADAVSQCFKCLALKRSAKWVLEGDIKACFDKIGHEWLMNNITVDKRMLEQWLKSGYVDKGLFYDTDEGTPQGGIISPTLMLITLAGIEQQIKSTALKKGARANFIGYADDFVVTCSSKEVLVNDIKPLIADFLAERGLTLSEEKTKITHIDDGFDFLGFNHRKYKGKLLIKPSKSNTLLFLRNLRELIKKHATIPVNDLIKLINPKLRGWASYYRHCVAKQVFGYVGHKVFQALWHWAVRRHPTKSKDWIVHKYFLNRKGQWQFHGWQKIMNMDCHFNLFQIAKVPIERHVKIRSAATPFDPQYQEYLAKRKPKRLARNSWKEPVPTAL
- a CDS encoding CPBP family intramembrane glutamic endopeptidase, with the protein product MQELINLDMVQMDNFPTVGLKTSLPISILALALYYLWGDMSFNDLRGLFWVVAFVMMLTLKKSENSLFSVTPQVSSFTHHVFPITVLAIGVACITLFYMEFIRQYVTGQEVDYIVGFLVSGELEVSEKLNYLFETVILAPLSEEFFFRFILLSSICLFLRNKFVGVILSSLLFAYGHEDPVVAFSLGITASIVLLKYMSIYSAIILHTIYNLWIYTVEVFIIPAFFFNDWDFAPSGNIGTIVSIMALAVSFLVLLIIKRKEKSIQ
- a CDS encoding type II toxin-antitoxin system HipA family toxin is translated as MLKSALTVKRTLSTGEKVFVGKLVENSKQSFFQFDEAYLGAHSTSLAPFNLKADTSLQVAPRGPHYGIHGVFGDSLPDGWGLYLMDRVFRQNDHNPKEVTALERLAYLGDRCMGALSYEPELDLLDESKESIDIITLGRAAIEEFEGTESALLEHLMNTGGSGGARPKMNVTRLLNGQYSTLDDALGTKLIVKLTSEKFDLKHSESLVEYCYMQMARNVGIEVPDFDLIDAGNGRFWLEQERFDCTEQGGRIHMISACGLLDAPFREPSLDYVDLVKATRIMCSVTESQKLIKRCMFNYLTVNQDDHSKNFSFLASDADNWTLSPFYDIVYNPNPYKEHMTAFGGNGRTPKNALDQLAAQSGLSSKKAIMVMAEEIFETTRSFSLEAKHLGLSPNLIKEIDKDMVEKFKAL